A genomic window from Bacillus rossius redtenbacheri isolate Brsri chromosome 7, Brsri_v3, whole genome shotgun sequence includes:
- the LOC134533848 gene encoding nucleoporin NUP35, which yields MEAMTLGSPVSSPGSLLGPTGLTSPFLPGFLIGDTSAQSPAHTPIFASSPSKAGKHVTFGETPVMARTPTLATEPRQPLLQRMPTALQTPEKSGGPPTQALFDTLTSPMTPSSFTGASDSFAQMSSPLSQTETWDNNWVTVFGFPANTTQAVIQHFSHFGTIVDRRLPNQGNWVHLRYQGRLECHKALANNGRVLLGRVMIGVLPCKDKTIVGENTGVCTMPGTPGTPDSVMSPRQLTIGSPSVSVSSPLSARTARPLVQAYKIAQADSRVVSPANMPQKSTGVVSRAMEYLFL from the exons ATGGAAGCAATGACACTTGGCTCACCCGTGTCCTCCCCGGGGTCGCTGCTGGGTCCGACGGGACTGACGTCACCTTTCCTGCCGGGGTTCCTGATTGGAGACACCTCGGCACAATCTCCA GCACACACACCCATCTTTGCTTCCAGCCCATCAAAGGCAGGAAAACATGTGACTTTTGGTGAAACTCCAGTGATGGCACGCACGCCAACATTGGCGACAGAGCCGAGGCAACCTCTGCTGCAAAG GATGCCCACTGCCCTGCAGACCCCGGAGAAGAGCGGCGGCCCGCCGACGCAGGCCCTTTTCGACACGCTGACCAGCCCGATGACACCGTCTTCCTTCACTGGAGCTTCCGACTCTTTTGCGCAAAT GAGCAGTCCTCTGTCGCAAACGGAAACGTGGGACAACAACTGGGTGACCGTGTTTGGTTTCCCTGCAAACACGACGCAAGCCGTCATCCAGCACTTCTCGCACTTCGGCACCATCGTGGACCGCAGGCTGCCGAACCAGGGCAACTGGGTGCATTTGCGGTACCAGGGGCGGCTCGAGTGCCACAAAGCGCTCGCGAATAATGGTCGCGTGCTCTTGGGCAGAGTTATGATTGGTGTCCTGCCTTGTAAGGACAAG ACCATAGTCGGAGAGAACACAGGTGTGTGTACGATGCCAGGCACCCCTGGAACTCCCGACAGCGTCATGTCGCCCAGACAGTTGACGATCGGCAGTCCGTCTGTGTCCGTTTCCTCGCCGTTGTCCGCCAGGACAGCGCGTCCCCTGGTGCAGGCGTACAAGATAGCTCAAGCAGACTCCAGG